The Stieleria maiorica genome includes the window TGGCCGGTTTAGCGAAACCCGACTCGCCGTTGGTCGTCAGCAGCATCGAACACGCCAGTGTGATCGGGTTCGCCCAGCAGGCTCAAAAGCAAGGCCGACACGTCCAGTTCCTGCCCGTCACTGCCGGAGGAGTGGTCCGTGTCGACGCGCTGCGACAGACCCTCGCCGATCTGGCCGGCCGGCAAGCGGTCGTCTCGGTGATGTCGGCCAACAACGAAACCGGCGTGGTCCAGCCGATCGCCGACGTCGCGGAGGCTTGTCGCGCTGCGGGTGCATTGTTGCACGTCGACGCGACCCAATCGATCGGCAAACTTCCCGCCACCATCGCCGACCTCCCCGCCGCGGCGATCACCATCACCCCGCACAAATTTCACGGACCGGCCGGTGTGGGGGCGTTATGGATCGACGCCGGAATCAAACTCCGCCCCCTTCTGTTTGGTGGGGAGCAGCAACTGGTCACCCGGCCGGGGACCGAGCCGGTTGCGCTCGTCATCGGGATGGCCAAAGCGATCGAAATCGCTGTGGAAAAACAGTCGGCGACCTGTCAGCAAATGGTCAGCCAACGGGGTCAATTCGAAGCGACGCTACGCCGCGAGTGCCCCGGGCTGTTGATCCACGGCGAAAACGAAACCCGTTTGCCGGGAACGAGTTGTGTTTCTTTTGCGGGCACCGATCGGCAGTCGATGTTGATGGCGTTGGACTTCGCCGGGGTGGCCTGCAGCAGCGGATCGGCGTGCAGCAGTGGTAGCAGCCCTCCGAGCCATGTTTTG containing:
- a CDS encoding cysteine desulfurase family protein, which encodes MIYLDNNATTAIDPQVADVIHAEMLRGPANPSSQHAIGRGCSDRLDDAIQRIGARLGSDLSLPGGARLIMTSGGTESNNLALAGLAKPDSPLVVSSIEHASVIGFAQQAQKQGRHVQFLPVTAGGVVRVDALRQTLADLAGRQAVVSVMSANNETGVVQPIADVAEACRAAGALLHVDATQSIGKLPATIADLPAAAITITPHKFHGPAGVGALWIDAGIKLRPLLFGGEQQLVTRPGTEPVALVIGMAKAIEIAVEKQSATCQQMVSQRGQFEATLRRECPGLLIHGENETRLPGTSCVSFAGTDRQSMLMALDFAGVACSSGSACSSGSSPPSHVLLAMGSPEWAVGSAIRFSLSRFSTEEEIVESARRICRVYNRLRS